TGAATTATATCAGTTCTGAACCTGAGCAACTCACCTTTCTGAGTTGGTCTAAAAACAGCTGAAATAAACTTTCGGGGATGTTCCGGCATGGCTCTCGCTCATTCTCGCCGGCCGTCCATGGCCGGCTTGTGGGGACACCGCTAAAGCAATGTCCCCGCGTCCGCCGCGAATCACATCGTGTGATTCGTTCGGCGGCCAATACCGCTATGAGCCAAGCCCGAACATCCTGCTAATGTATTCCTGACAATGCAAGTCAGAAGGTTGAGAGAGTCATGTTATTGCAGGGTGCAGGCCGCCTTATTTCCCTGGCTGCCAAATGGCGACATAAGGCGCAGGCGCTCAATTATCGGGGGTAATTTATCAATGATGAAATCAACTTCCTCCCGGGTGTTGTAGATGCTGAGACTGAAACGGATGGAACCATGGGCCATGGTAAAGGGAACGCCCATGGCCCGGATGACATGAGAAGGTTCCAGGGAGCCTGAGGTGCAGGCAGAGCCGGATGAGGCACAAATATTAAATTCATTGAGCATCAGCAGGATGCTTTCTCCCTCCACGAATTCAAAACTGATGTTGCTGGTATTGGGCAATCGCTGTAGTGGGTCTCCGTTGACCAGTGAGTTGGGTATACGATACAACAGCTCTTTTTCCAGGTGATCACGAAGTTTCCTGACCCTGGAATTTTCCTGGTCCATATTTTTTTTAGCCAGCTGGCAGCCAGCTCCCAGGCCGATGATTCCAGGAACATTTTCGGTCCCGGCGCGCCGTCCCCGTTCCTGATGACCGCCAATCAGAAAAGGAGAAAATTTAGTTCCCTTGCGGATAAATAAGCCTCCAACTCCTTTTGGCGCATGCAGTTTATGTCCTGAAAGGGAGAGCATATCAATGGTGGTATTGCGCAGGTTTATGGGTATTTTCCCCACTGCCTGCACCGCATCGGTATGGAAAGTGATTCCATGACGGTGAACCATTTCTGCAATTTTTTCCAGGGGAAAGATGACTCCGGTTTCGTTGTTAGCCCACATAATGGAAACAATGGCTGTATCCGGGGTCAGGCTTTCCTGCAACTTTTCCAGGTTAAGATGACCCTGACTATCCACCGGAATTTCCGTAACCCGGTACCCTTGATTTTCGAGGCTGGCGGTTAAAGAACGGATTGCTGGATGTTCAACCCGGCTGATAATGATGTGGCGTTTTTCCGGGTTGCTGGCCAGGGCGGAACGAATGGCAGTGTTGTCGCTTTCCGAACCAC
This genomic interval from Pseudomonadota bacterium contains the following:
- the nifS gene encoding cysteine desulfurase NifS; the protein is MKPIYVDNNATTQVAPEVMAAMLPYFREYYGNPSSMHTFGGQVGPKVRKAREQVAELIGANADEILFTSCGSESDNTAIRSALASNPEKRHIIISRVEHPAIRSLTASLENQGYRVTEIPVDSQGHLNLEKLQESLTPDTAIVSIMWANNETGVIFPLEKIAEMVHRHGITFHTDAVQAVGKIPINLRNTTIDMLSLSGHKLHAPKGVGGLFIRKGTKFSPFLIGGHQERGRRAGTENVPGIIGLGAGCQLAKKNMDQENSRVRKLRDHLEKELLYRIPNSLVNGDPLQRLPNTSNISFEFVEGESILLMLNEFNICASSGSACTSGSLEPSHVIRAMGVPFTMAHGSIRFSLSIYNTREEVDFIIDKLPPIIERLRLMSPFGSQGNKAACTLQ